The sequence TCTATTACCGTTTTTGGCAATACGTATGATACTGAATAGTCGTTAAAACTTGCGGCTATCTGTTTCCCTTTTTCGGCTGCAACAGAGATTGCAGATACCATTATTAATACTATTGATAATACTCTTTTCATTGTTATTTTACATTATAAGTATGTAACTTTTTAAATGCCTTACCAAGATTCTTAACTATGTCACTTGCCATCAAAGACTCTTGCGATTCGCTCTCCAAACAGATATCTCCTGCCATTCCATGCAAGAACACACCCAATACTGCCGCATCAGACGGTGCATAACTTTGAGCTATCAATGCTGATATTACACCTGTTAAAACATCGCCACTTCCTGCCGTTGCCATTCCCGGATTACCTGTACTATTAAAGAATATCTCTCCGCTTGGTTTTACTATTGCAGTATTAGCACCTTTCAATACAATTGTTATTTCGTGTTCAACAGCAACCTGTTTGGCTTTAATTAAACGTTGATACATTGTTTTGCATGGGCCAAAAAGTCTGTCAAACTCATACTTATGAGGAGTAATTACCGAATACTTTGGTATTCTTGAGAATAGCCCCTTAGTTTCAGCAATAATATTAAGAGCATCAGCATCTATAACCATTGGGACATTTGCTTTGTTTAAGAGGTATGTTAATGCCTCTGCTGTATCTCTGTGTTTTCCTAAACCCGGACCAACCGCTACAACATTGTGCCATTTTGAGAGAGAACAGTTTGTGACTCTGTTCATATTTGAATCGGCTATAAACATTGCCTCTGGCACTGATGATTGCATTATATCCTCGCCACACGCTGCCGAGTGAACACTTATCAATCCCACCCCTGAGCGTAATGCCGCCTTTGATGCCATAACTGCCGCACCCATCATTCCCGCACTACCTGCAACCAACAGCATATGACCATACTGACGTTTATCGGAGCATCTTGGTCGCTTTTTCAACAACCCGGCAACCTCAACAGTCTCAAGATAGTATAAAGGAGTCTCCTTCTCCTCTATTATCTCCGGAGAGATTCCTATATCAGCAATTATCAACTCACCAATATAATCGGCATTCTCTTCTAACATAAATGCCAATTTAGGATACTGAAATGTAATTGTTACATCAGCCTTTATTATAAAGGTCGGATTATTTTGTGTATTATCCTCTGCAAAGAGCCCTGATGGCATATCTATCGATACAACCGAAGCCTCTGATTTGTTAACAAGTTGTACCAAAGAGGGATAGCCACCCTTTAACGGAGAACTAAGTCCAACGCCAAACAGTCCGTCTATCACCAACATTCCCTTTGTCAATGTAGGGGGGATAAACGATTTAACCACCTCTTCACATGAGATGTTTAACTCTTGTAATAATTCAAAATTTTTGAGAGTATTAGCCGAAGCATTACCGGTAGGGTTAAAGAAGTATGCTGTTACCGCATACCCCTCTAACGACAACATACGAGCCACAGCCAAAGCATCGCCTCCGTTATTACCCGGACCTGCAAATACAACAATGGGAGTATTGCGTCGCCAACGCGAAATAATTTCGTATGTTACCGTTGAAGCCGCACGTTCCATCAATTCGTAAAATGTTATCGACTCCTTATTTACGGTATATTCGTCTAACTCCTTATTATCTTTTGCACTGAATATCTTCATATTAGCATTTTTATTAAACAACAATTCTGCAAGTGTAAAGATAATTTTTTTTTATCACTAATAAAAATAATTTGATATTAAATAAATTTGGTTGTATCGCATCATTAATGTATCTTCGCAGTTACATTGCGGTAGTAGGCGTTTTTATACCAACTCCAATGTTTTTTATACATTTTTTTTTTGCATTTCAAGATTAATAAAGTTTAGGAATTATATTTGAAAAACACTATACAAGATGGAAAAGATGCTTAACGTTGTAATCTTTGGAGCACCCGGTTCAGGAAAAGGTACTCAAAGCGAGAATTTAATAGAGAAGTATGGTCTTGCTCATATCTCAACAGGAGAGGTTTTAAGAGCAGAGATTAAGGCTGGTACTGAACTTGGCAAAGTTGCTGACAGTTTTATTTCAAAAGGCCAACTACTCCCCGATGAACTAATAATTGACATTCTTGCTGACACTCTTGACAAGATAGAGAAAACAAAAGGAGTTATTTTTGATGGTTTCCCAAGAACTATTCCACAAGCAGAGGCATTGAAAAAGATGTTGGCTGAACGCAATATGGAGATTTCAATAGTTATTGGCTTGGAAGTTGCCGAAGAGGAGCTTATTGACCGCCTTCTAAAACGCGGACAAGCAAGCGGTCGCAGCGATGACAATATCGATACTATCAAAAGTCGCTTAGAGGTTTACAACAACCAAACAAATCCTTTGAAAGAGTTCTATATCAAAGAGAAACTTTACGCTGGTATCAAAGGCGAAGGTACCATTGATGGTATATTTGCCGATATTAAAAAGGCTATTGCCTTATTAGATTAATTAAATAAGAGATATTGATTTATGGCGGAATCGAATTTTGTAGATTACGTTAAGATATATTGTCGTTCAGGGCGAGGTGGTGCCGGTTCTACACACCTTCGCCGAGAGAAATTTGTTGCCAAAGGCGGACCTGATGGAGGTGACGGTGGACGTGGAGGACACATTATACTACGTGCCAATCGCAACTATTGGACACTACTTCACCTAAAATACTCACGCCACGTGTTTGCAGGAAACGGCGAGAGTGGCAGCAAGGCTCGCAGTTTTGGAAAAGACGGAGAGGATAAGGTTATTGAAGTACCTTGCGGAACAGTAGTATTTGATGCAGACACAGGTAAATATATTTGCGAAGTTACCGACGACGGAGAGGAGAAGATACTCCTCAAAGGAGGCAGAGGTGGATTAGGCAACTGGCACTTTAGAACTGCCACCAACCAAACCCCACGCTTTGCACAACCCGGAGAAGATGCTCAAGAACTTACCATAATTCTTGAACTTAAACTTCTTGCAGATGTTGGTTTGGTTGGCTTCCCCAATGCAGGTAAATCAACCCTGCTGAGTGCAGTATCTGCCGCAAAGCCTAAAATTGCCGACTATCCATTTACCACACTTGAACCAAACTTGGGTATTGTTTCGTGCAGCGATAACCGTTCATTTATAATGGCAGATATTCCGGGTATAATTGAGGGAGCCGGAGAGGGCAAAGGATTAGGATTGAGGTTTTTGCGACACATTGAACGTAACTCACTCCTACTCTTTATGATTCCTGCCGATGCAAAAGATATTGCTAAAGAGTACGAAATCCTGCTTAAAGAGTTAGAGACATTCAACCCCGAACTTTTGGATAAAGGCAAAGTTATCGCTGTTACCAAATGCGATATGCTGGATGACGAACTCACCGAAGCAATTAAGGCAGAACTTCCCAAAGATGTTCCTTCGGTTATGATTTCATCGGTTACAGGGCAGAACATAAATGAACTTAAAAATATTCTGTGGGATATTCTCAACAGCGAAGAGAACCGCATAACAACCATTACGCACCGCAACCTCGATGTTAATCGCAAACGTAACGAAGAGGATGATTACGATTTGGAACTCGACCAATTCACATCAGATGATGATGAGGAAGAGGTTGACGGTTTCTATTACGAAGAGGATTGGGATGAGTAGTTGGTAGTTTTCAACTTCGTTGCCCCTGTGGGGTAGTTGTTAGTTTTCGGCTATAAGTTATTATATTAACCCAATTAGACTAATTAGTCGTATAAGATAAATGGAGTTGCACTTCAAGTGTACAACTCCATTTTTATGTATCAAAACAACAAAGGTTGCAACCTACGCTACAACCTTTGCTATCTATTAATATTAGTTTCTAACAACTAAGGTGCGAAGCACCGTACAACTAAAAACTAACAACTATCTCTTTGCCACTTTCATAACTTTTAACAGTCCGTTCTCTCCCTTAACCTTGATAAAGTAAATTCCACTTATACCTTCAACAGGAATTTGATATATCTCTCCTGCCGAAGCATATAGAACAATTGTATTGAGTAAACGTCCTGAATAATCATATATCTCAACGGTATAGTCTCCTTCTTCTACAAAGTTAGCATATACCTCATTATCAAATGGATTTGGAAATGCCTGCATCTCTTCAAGAGTAACATCATCCTCTATACCTGTTCCAACAATGGTTACCACCTCTATTGTTTTGGTATCAGAACCCCATCCATTAGATAGTGTTAATGTTGCGGTATATGTTCCTGCTTCAGAATATAGGACTGTTGCACTTCCTGCTTCACTATCCCCTTCTGTTGATATGACTGATGCTTGTTTTAAGGTCCATGACGGCAATGTTTTAATCTTATAGTTTGTACCTGAGATAAAAGGAACTCCAACTATAAAAGAGATTGATTGAGACAAATATTCATTTCCTTCCGAAGAGGGCACAGAAGGATCATATAATTTAGCAATCAAACTTGTATTACCACCTGTGCTAATCAAACAGTTTTCACTGTTACTATCTGTTTCAAAGTCCCAATAACCAATAAAGTTCTCATCAGTTACAGGCAACAAGTGATGTTGCATTGTACTCTTAATCTCTTCTGCAGTAAGAGCCTTGTTATATAAGCGAACCTCATCTATAACTCCATCTAATCCCGCACGACCGAAAGCACGTCCTCCAATCATTATTATATTTGATGATTTCCATGAAATGATTCCATAATCTCCTAATTGGCAAGAACAATGCAACTTACCATTGAGATATATCTCTAATGTACGATTGTCGTCAGTATATCCATAAACAAAAGCAACATGATACCAAACTCCCTCATCAAAAGATATATCTTCCAGCATCTCTATTTTCATCCCTGCTGATGAATTAGATCTAAACGATGCCGAAAATTTATTCTCATGATCAAATAAACTCCAAAAATAGCCCCAGTCAGACTCCGGCCATATAGAGGCTGCCGAACGAATATTTACAAACTGAGTTCCATCCTCTTCATGATTAAATTGATTTACCTTAAACCAAAACGATAATGAAAATTTTGATTGATCATCAAAATCAAGTTGTTCTGTTGGAATTCCAAATGCTTTCTCTCTGAGTGCCATACCGCGTGATACATATCCGTCGGCATCTGCTCGACCTGTATAGGAGTATGTAACCTCTTCTTCAACTTCAATCCACTCTTTATCGTTTGCCCCTCTCATTGTCAAAGTCTTGATTTCGGGCATTGCTCCAACTGCGGCGGGTGAAATTTGTATTTTACCTCGATACACCTCTGTTGTTCCATTCTGAATTAGATATAGGTCATATATACCCTCTTCGCTTAATGAAGTTGTAAATGATTTTGCGTTGAATGTTCCTTTTTCTTCATCGTTCTCAGAAGCTTTGATTACCCATATTGCTGCCGGGTGAGTTGGATCATCAAATGCAACCCTAAACTCTTCTCCCGCTTTAATGATTGGTTTGTCTATTGAGAATCCTTCAACTGTTTGGTTAGCAGGTACGCTCATATATGAGCCCCAACTAATTGAGCTCTCTCTATTACCATCAAGAGATACTGCACTTACTCCTATACGAATTTTACCTCCTTTTTCAAGATCGTATGGTGCTCCTACCACGTATGCCGCCCAAGATGTTGTTGCTGTGCATAATACAGGTTCACAACCCTCTTGTTGAGTGTAGATTTTATAGAACCAAGTATTAACATCAGTATTGTAGATTGATTGATATGATTGACGTCCTGATGAGTTTTTATCGTGAGCTGTCATATCAAATACAACTTTTACGTCAACACCCTTGTAGTTACGAGCCATTGCTTTTGAACTTACAATAAAAGGTATTCCGGGAGTTATTGATGTTCCACGAGTTATAGAGATCTCTCCTATTAATACCTTAAAGTCAAATGATGTATCTTCAAATTTCAGACCAAGAAGAGCAAGAGTCTCACCATTTAATTTAATACCATTACGGTCAGCAACTTTAATCTCTTTAACTTTCCACTCATCTTCTGCTTTTGCATTTGATACTATTGTTCCTGCAATCTCTGTTGTAGGTGCAGATTCAGTTGATGTGGTTAATGCTATTGTTCCCGAACCTGAAACAACTTTGTAACGAATTGTGAATACATCGTTATTCACCAAAGGATATTTTGTTTTGAACAGTTGCAGATATGCTCCGGTTGTTGCTCCTGTAATTTGCAAACATGAACCACCAAACCATGCATCGTCCCATGTGAACTCTGCTACCATATCGGTTGAAGCATCTGTGGCATTTTTACCCATAAAGGTTTTTGTCCACCACCAACGCCACGAAGGCAGGTAATCTTGCATTCCAAGGTTGTACCACTCTTGATTGAAGGTTGTTACGCCCTCCTCTTTGAAGAACATTCCGTTACCCAAGTTGAAGTATGTAACAAAGGGGTCTCCTGCCAATGTTCCATCGCCATATTGAGGAGTCATAGTACTACGAGCAGTAATAAAACTTGAGAATCCATGAAAGTCGGTTGCTGTTGATGTATGACGTAAAATATCTGTAATAGCAGGAGTGTTTACCGGGTTATACGATGAACCTGTAAATGAGTTCTCTGAAATCAATTGATATGTTTTCTGTCTCTGTTTTGGCGACGATCCTAACTCTCTACAACTCTCATAAATCATATTCATATTGAGAGCACCCCAAAAACCAACTGAAATATTGTAGTTTTGCAAAGCTCTCCATGATGCTGTTGAACGTCCTTGATAGTCCATACCTGCATACACATCAAAACTTGAACGACCATGACTTTCGGCTGTTTGTTGAGAAGTATTTAATTGAGAAGCGTACCAATTATAATTCAAGAAATAAGCATCTGATACTTTTTTCCCATTATAGTGGAACCACTCTACACAACCGTTGCTTAATAAACTAAAGTCTCCATAACTTCCATTATTTGCGGTAAATGAATACCATGCATTATTGAAAGGTACTCCGTAAGATGCTGCATTTGTGTAACAGTTACCCATCATTTCCTTAAAAGCAGTAGTATTCAAATTACGCCAACTAAACTCAGAATTAAAACCTATACAATCAACTCCATAGTAACGAAGATATTTCAACAACTTATCATATCCTCCTGTTACAAGGGCATTTATATTTGAGCCATGACCTCCGTCGTTCGGAGAAGGAGCTGCTCCATAAGGAACTGCTGCTGTAACACCTGAATGCACTCCATTTTTATGGCAAGCATCAAGAAATGCGGCAGGGGCTTGAATCATAGGAGTTGTCCAACTATTATAAATATCTGTATAACTCCACATAGAGAAAACCTCACCTCCAAAGTAATACGCAGGAATAGCATTCCAATTCTCTTCTGTTGTACCTATGGGACACCACCACAATAGTTTTCTTTCAGGATTAAGACTCTCTTTTACTTGAGTTCCTGTAAACACAAAACGCTCACGAGGTTTTACACGAGAGATAAAGAATTGCTCGTTTTCTGCTGCTTCACTATCTCCGCTATAAAGAGCTGTACCCGGAGACCAGTTTTCATATGCAGTATACCAAGAAGTTGAACCTCCTATCTTCACATATTGGTCATGAGTTGGGACTATTTGTGCAGATGCAAAACCGCATACTATAACTAATAGCAAAAGTAGATTTATCTTTCTCATAGGCTCAAAAGTTAAAAGGTTTATATTCTAATATATCGCTTTAAAAATATAATTTTATTTTATTTTCCACAAATATATTGTTAATATTTTATATTACAACGATTATTTACGGTATGCATGTAATTTATCTATGAATGTATGAAATAGAGCATACAAACAAAAAAGAGGCTATGTCAAAACGACACAGCCTCTTTGCTATCTATTAATATTAGTTTCTAACAACTAAGGTGCGAAGCACCGTACAACTAAAAACTAACAACTGATAGCTGATAGCTACTTTTTCTTCTTTATCAAACGCCATGTATAAATGCCTCCTAAGCCTAATAAACCTAATATGCTCTCTACGATAGGAACTCCGGGATTTTGTGTTGCTCCGGGACTTGATGGAGTTGCACTTCCCGGAAATCCTTTGGTTAGTTTTGTTGGCGCCGGCTCTGCCGGGGTGAATACGCCTACTACATCTTTTGCTGCATCAATGCTCCTTCTTATGCTTCGCTCTATTATATTTTGAGAACTTACTGCAGTGGCTGATATTAGCAATATTAATATTATTACTTGCTTTTTCATCGTTTATTTTGTTTTTATTTTTTGTCTATTTCCTGCTCCCTCTCTTATTATCGAGAGGGGGCGGGGTGAGGTTCTATTTAACTGCTTTTATTGTCTCTGTGCCTACTTTTATTATTATTACTCCGCTGGCTGCAGTTGGTATGGTTGTTATACCTTCTTCTGCCATAGCTTGGGTTATTAGCATTCCGTTGGCGGTGTAGAGGGTTATCTCTGCTCCTTCGGTGGTACCATATAGTTTTACCTCATCGTTTGTTACTACGGCTTTTATTGAGCCGGTTATCTCAGTTTGCCCTATACTTGTCATATCTGTCATGTTGAGACTGAAGCGGTTTTTATATGTACCTGCGGCGCTTTCAAAGTTGTAACTGTCGCCTAAGCTCATCTGGGTTACGGTGCCTGTGTGGTTATCGGTAAGAGTTACTTCTGTTCCGTCTGGCACGCTGGTGAGGGTTAGGGTTTGTTCTCCTGCTTTTACTGCTTTATAGCCTATGGCTATTGTGCTTGCCTCTTCGGGTTGTTCGCTTACTGCCATCTCCACGCCGTCATTTATGATATAGAGTTGCGATAAGTTACCGTTGGGCGATGCCATATAGAGGGCGTCTTCGTTGCGTTGGTAGCCTTCGGTTGCTTCGGGGTTGATGATGATTGTGGCATCATCATCGCCGTTTATGTTAAGGCTGAGGGTGCCTTCTACAGTATCTTCTGCACTCTTCATAGCTTTGGGACGGGTACCGAATATCATACTCATAAAGTCTTGGGCGCTTTGTACAAACCAGGCACTAAAGGGTTTGATTGTGGCTGCCATACTTGAGCTGTACTCGGTGTAGCTGTCGCTCTCTGTGTTATAGAGATAGAGTGAGTAGCCGCTCTCTTTGGCTTGGTTGCTTAGGGTTGGGTTACCGAGGAAGTTCCAATCGGCAT comes from Bacteroidales bacterium and encodes:
- a CDS encoding NAD(P)H-hydrate dehydratase, which gives rise to MKIFSAKDNKELDEYTVNKESITFYELMERAASTVTYEIISRWRRNTPIVVFAGPGNNGGDALAVARMLSLEGYAVTAYFFNPTGNASANTLKNFELLQELNISCEEVVKSFIPPTLTKGMLVIDGLFGVGLSSPLKGGYPSLVQLVNKSEASVVSIDMPSGLFAEDNTQNNPTFIIKADVTITFQYPKLAFMLEENADYIGELIIADIGISPEIIEEKETPLYYLETVEVAGLLKKRPRCSDKRQYGHMLLVAGSAGMMGAAVMASKAALRSGVGLISVHSAACGEDIMQSSVPEAMFIADSNMNRVTNCSLSKWHNVVAVGPGLGKHRDTAEALTYLLNKANVPMVIDADALNIIAETKGLFSRIPKYSVITPHKYEFDRLFGPCKTMYQRLIKAKQVAVEHEITIVLKGANTAIVKPSGEIFFNSTGNPGMATAGSGDVLTGVISALIAQSYAPSDAAVLGVFLHGMAGDICLESESQESLMASDIVKNLGKAFKKLHTYNVK
- a CDS encoding adenylate kinase → MLNVVIFGAPGSGKGTQSENLIEKYGLAHISTGEVLRAEIKAGTELGKVADSFISKGQLLPDELIIDILADTLDKIEKTKGVIFDGFPRTIPQAEALKKMLAERNMEISIVIGLEVAEEELIDRLLKRGQASGRSDDNIDTIKSRLEVYNNQTNPLKEFYIKEKLYAGIKGEGTIDGIFADIKKAIALLD
- the obgE gene encoding GTPase ObgE — its product is MAESNFVDYVKIYCRSGRGGAGSTHLRREKFVAKGGPDGGDGGRGGHIILRANRNYWTLLHLKYSRHVFAGNGESGSKARSFGKDGEDKVIEVPCGTVVFDADTGKYICEVTDDGEEKILLKGGRGGLGNWHFRTATNQTPRFAQPGEDAQELTIILELKLLADVGLVGFPNAGKSTLLSAVSAAKPKIADYPFTTLEPNLGIVSCSDNRSFIMADIPGIIEGAGEGKGLGLRFLRHIERNSLLLFMIPADAKDIAKEYEILLKELETFNPELLDKGKVIAVTKCDMLDDELTEAIKAELPKDVPSVMISSVTGQNINELKNILWDILNSEENRITTITHRNLDVNRKRNEEDDYDLELDQFTSDDDEEEVDGFYYEEDWDE
- a CDS encoding T9SS type A sorting domain-containing protein, which produces MRKINLLLLLVIVCGFASAQIVPTHDQYVKIGGSTSWYTAYENWSPGTALYSGDSEAAENEQFFISRVKPRERFVFTGTQVKESLNPERKLLWWCPIGTTEENWNAIPAYYFGGEVFSMWSYTDIYNSWTTPMIQAPAAFLDACHKNGVHSGVTAAVPYGAAPSPNDGGHGSNINALVTGGYDKLLKYLRYYGVDCIGFNSEFSWRNLNTTAFKEMMGNCYTNAASYGVPFNNAWYSFTANNGSYGDFSLLSNGCVEWFHYNGKKVSDAYFLNYNWYASQLNTSQQTAESHGRSSFDVYAGMDYQGRSTASWRALQNYNISVGFWGALNMNMIYESCRELGSSPKQRQKTYQLISENSFTGSSYNPVNTPAITDILRHTSTATDFHGFSSFITARSTMTPQYGDGTLAGDPFVTYFNLGNGMFFKEEGVTTFNQEWYNLGMQDYLPSWRWWWTKTFMGKNATDASTDMVAEFTWDDAWFGGSCLQITGATTGAYLQLFKTKYPLVNNDVFTIRYKVVSGSGTIALTTSTESAPTTEIAGTIVSNAKAEDEWKVKEIKVADRNGIKLNGETLALLGLKFEDTSFDFKVLIGEISITRGTSITPGIPFIVSSKAMARNYKGVDVKVVFDMTAHDKNSSGRQSYQSIYNTDVNTWFYKIYTQQEGCEPVLCTATTSWAAYVVGAPYDLEKGGKIRIGVSAVSLDGNRESSISWGSYMSVPANQTVEGFSIDKPIIKAGEEFRVAFDDPTHPAAIWVIKASENDEEKGTFNAKSFTTSLSEEGIYDLYLIQNGTTEVYRGKIQISPAAVGAMPEIKTLTMRGANDKEWIEVEEEVTYSYTGRADADGYVSRGMALREKAFGIPTEQLDFDDQSKFSLSFWFKVNQFNHEEDGTQFVNIRSAASIWPESDWGYFWSLFDHENKFSASFRSNSSAGMKIEMLEDISFDEGVWYHVAFVYGYTDDNRTLEIYLNGKLHCSCQLGDYGIISWKSSNIIMIGGRAFGRAGLDGVIDEVRLYNKALTAEEIKSTMQHHLLPVTDENFIGYWDFETDSNSENCLISTGGNTSLIAKLYDPSVPSSEGNEYLSQSISFIVGVPFISGTNYKIKTLPSWTLKQASVISTEGDSEAGSATVLYSEAGTYTATLTLSNGWGSDTKTIEVVTIVGTGIEDDVTLEEMQAFPNPFDNEVYANFVEEGDYTVEIYDYSGRLLNTIVLYASAGEIYQIPVEGISGIYFIKVKGENGLLKVMKVAKR